In Drosophila simulans strain w501 chromosome 3R, Prin_Dsim_3.1, whole genome shotgun sequence, a single window of DNA contains:
- the LOC6728239 gene encoding glutamyl aminopeptidase isoform X1 yields the protein MYAAKNVRPRSSLSTDDNHRIKDTNRPHKARSNTILTLAAFCVFLLVLCGFLLGALVYVGKNIAEEHQRQQHANASQWALNSTIRTVYVDRDQLLSTKPIISVLSDNRVHTTQVPTSRKSSIMATVAPAVKAASKVLQNLGFRLPKQIKPSKYRLHLRPDLERKNYSGNISISLQVLEPIAFIPVHVKQLNVSTVEVKRLDESGAPLKDITPTLTFAHPEFEYWVTEFEQPLEAGNYSLLLNFTGSLVDRITGMYQSSYLDKLKNRSRSIISTKFEPTYARQAFPCFDEPALKAQFTITVARPSGDEYHVLSNMPVASEYVDGDITEVTFAETVPMSTYLAAFVVSDFQYKETTVEGTSIALKVYAPPAQVEKTQYALDTAAGVMAYYINYFNVSYALPKLDLVAIPDFVSGAMENWGLVTFRETALLYDESTSSSVNKQRVAIVVAHELAHQWFGNLVTMNWWNDLWLNEGFASFLEYKGVKQMHPEWDMDNQFVIEELHPVLTIDATLASHPIVKSIESPAEITEYFDTITYSKGAALVRMLENLVGEEKLRNATTRYLVRHIYRTATTEDYLTAVEEEEGLDFDVKQIMQTWTEQMGLPVVEVEKSGSTYKLTQKRFLANEDDYAAEAEASSFNYRWSIPITYTSSINNEVQSLIFNHNDNEATITLPGEASWIKINTNQVGYYRVNYGSEQWAELISALKNSRETFSTADRAHLLNDANTLAAAGQLNYSVALDLISYLESEQDYVPWSVGTSALATLRNRVYYTDLYTNYTTYARKLLTPIVEKVTFTVAADHLENRLRIKVLSSACSLGHDSSLQQAVTLFNQWLASPETRPNPDIRDVVYYYGLQQVNTEAAWDQVWKLYLDESDAQEKLKLMNCLTAVQVPWLLQRYINWAWDESNVRRQDYFTLLGYISTNPVGQSLVWDYVRENWEKLVDRFGINERTLGRLIPTITARFSTETKLEEMQQFFAKYPEAGAGTAARQQALEAVKANIKWLAVNKAQVGEWLANYVQQSTVTNRIQ from the exons ATGTATGCAGCGAAAAACGTACGCCCGCGCAGCAGCCTCTCCACAGACGACAATCACCGGATCAAGGACACCAATCGGCCCCACAAGGCCCGCAGCAACACGATCCTGACCCTCGCCGCATTCTGCGTCTTCCTGCTAGTCCTCTGCGGCTTCCTGCTGGGCGCCCTCGTCTACGTGGGCAAGAACATAGCCGAGGAGCACCAGAGGCAGCAGCACGCGAATGCTTCCCAGTGGGCCTTGAACTCCACCATCCGCACAGTTTACGTGGATCGGGACCAGTTGCTATCCACCAAGCCCATTATCAGTGTACTTTCAG ATAATCGCGTTCACACCACCCAAGTGCCTACCAGCAGAAAATCGAGCATAATGGCAACTGTTGCGCCCGCTGTAAAAGCCGCCAGCAAGGTGCTCCAGAATCTGGGATTCCGGCTGCCCAAACAGATTAAGCCAAGCAAGTACCGCCTTCATTTGCGGCCCGATCTCGAACGGAAGAACTATTCCGGCAATATAAGCATCAGCCTGCAAGTCCTGGAGCCCATAGCCTTCATCCCAGTCCATGTGAAGCAACTGAATGTGAGCACCGTGGAGGTGAAGCGCCTGGATGAATCGGGAGCTCCCCTTAAGGACATCACCCCCACGCTGACCTTTGCACATCCGGAGTTTGAGTACTGGGTCACCGAGTTCGAACAGCCGCTGGAGGCGGGAAACTACTCACTGCTGCTCAACTTTACGGGATCGCTTGTAGATCGGATTACGGGGATGTATCAGAGCTCCTACTTGGACAAGCTGAAAAACCGCTCCAG ATCAATCATCTCCACCAAGTTCGAGCCCACTTATGCCCGCCAAGCCTTCCCCTGCTTCGATGAGCCCGCCCTTAAGGCCCAGTTCACCATAACGGTGGCCCGTCCAAGTGGTGATGAGTACCATGTGTTGTCCAACATGCCAGTGGCCAGCGAGTATGTCGATGGCGATATCACCGAGGTGACTTTCGCAGAGACCGTACCCATGAGCACCTATCTGGCCGCCTTTGTTGTGTCTGATTTTCAATACAAGGAAACCACTGTGGAGGGAACCAGCATCGCATTGAAAGTCTATGCCCCACCAGCGCAGGTGGAGAAAACCCAGTACGCCCTGGACACTGCGGCCGGAGTGATGGCCTACTACATCAACTATTTCAATGTTTCGTACGCGCTACCCAAATTGGATCTGGTTGCCATACCCGATTTCGTGTCCGGTGCTATGGAAAATTGGGGATTGGTCACGTTCCGAGAGACGGCTCTTCTGTACGATGAATCTACCAGTTCCAGCGTGAATAAGCAGCGTGTGGCCATCGTCGTGGCCCATGAATTGGCCCACCAGTGGTTCGGAAACCTGGTAACTATGAACTGGTGGAACGATCTGTGGCTAAATGAGGGCTTCGCATCATTCCTTGAGTACAAGGGAGTAAAGCAAATGCATCCAGAATGGGATATGGACAATCAGTTCGTGATTGAGGAACTGCACCCGGTGCTGACCATTGATGCCACCTTAGCCTCCCATCCGATTGTCAAGTCCATTGAGAGTCCAGCCGAGATCACCGAGTACTTTGATACCATCACCTACTCCAAGGGAGCCGCCTTAGTACGCATGCTGGAGAATCTGGTGGGCGAGGAAAAGTTGAGGAACGCCACCACCCGCTATTTGGTGCGTCATATCTACCGTACTGCCACCACCGAAGATTACCTCACCGCagtcgaggaggaggaaggcCTGGACTTTGACGTGAA GCAGATCATGCAGACCTGGACGGAGCAAATGGGTCTTCCGGTTGTGGAGGTGGAGAAAAGTGGAAGTACATATAAGCTCACCCAAAAGCGTTTCCTGGCCAACGAAGATGACTACGCAGCCGAAGCTGAAGCATCGTCCTTCAA CTACCGTTGGTCGATTCCCATTACCTACACGAGCAGCATCAACAATGAAGTCCaatcattaatatttaacCACAATGACAATGAGGCCACCATAACGCTTCCTGGAGAGGCCAGCTGGATTAAGATTAACACGAATCAAGTGGGCTACTACCGGGTGAACTATGGCAGCGAACAGTGGGCGGAACTTATTTCGGCCCTGAAGAACTCCCGGGAAACCTTCAGCACCGCCGATCGCGCTCATCTGCTGAACGACGCCAATACCTTGGCCGCTGCCGGACAGCTTAACTACTCCGTGGCACTGGATCTGATATCTTACCTGGAGAGCGAGCAGGACTACGTGCCCTGGAGCGTAGGCACCTCCGCCCTGGCTACTTTAAGGAACCGCGTATACTACACGGATTTGTACACTAATTACACCACCTACGCCCGTAAACTCCTTACGCCCATCGTAGAAAAGGTCACCTTTACCGTGGCAGCCGATCATCTGGAAAA TCGCCTCCGCATCAAGGTGCTGAGCTCAGCCTGCAGCTTGGGACACGACAGCTCCTTGCAACAGGCGGTCACGCTGTTCAACCAGTGGCTAGCCAGCCCCGAGACTCGACCCAATCCGGATATCCGCGACGTGGTCTACTACTATGGTCTGCAACAGGTGAACACAGAGGCCGCCTGGGATCAAGTGTGGAAGCTGTACCTGGACGAGAGCGATGCCCAGGAGAAGCTGAAGTTGATGAACTGCCTAACCGCCGTGCAGGTGCCATGGCTGTTGCAGCGATACATCAACTGGGCCTGGGATGAGAGCAATGTGCGCCGACAGGACTACTTCACCCTGCTGGGATACATATCCACCAATCCGGTGGGTCAGAGTCTTGTGTGGGATTACGTGCGTGAAAACTGGGAGAAGTTGGTGGATCGTTTCGGCATCAATGAACGCACCTTGGGTCGTCTGATCCCCACGATCACTGCCCGCTTCTCAACAGAAACCAAGCTGGAAGAGATGCAGCAGTTCTTTGCCAAATATCCCGAGGCTGGAGCCGGAACCGCGGCCCGTCAACAGGCGTTGGAAGCAGTGAAGGCAAACATCAAATGGCTAGCGGTCAACAAGGCCCAGGTGGGCGAATGGTTGGCCAATTACGTTCAACAGTCCACCGTCACCAACCGCATTCAGTGA
- the LOC6728239 gene encoding glutamyl aminopeptidase isoform X4, with product MVAWLTVKSVAIFLGLASTAFCVATIVLAVQNADLENDLQDALDKIDALTADTTSTSSTSTSTSTTPTTANPNRPTDEPEPGSTTTPGAGNDTTSSAGTSPGGTTPSPSTGSTSTTANPIYPTLPTGLPDPEKIEWRLPTELTPIKYKVYYHPDLKTGACEGTVSIQFQLNAVTNLIVLHAKELNVHSISILNMMARMRVAIDSINLDESRELLLITLREVLSMNKAYTLSASFDCNLSSLVGSYISNYTNADGVDRSIISTKFEPTYARQAFPCFDEPALKAQFTITVARPSGDEYHVLSNMPVASEYVDGDITEVTFAETVPMSTYLAAFVVSDFQYKETTVEGTSIALKVYAPPAQVEKTQYALDTAAGVMAYYINYFNVSYALPKLDLVAIPDFVSGAMENWGLVTFRETALLYDESTSSSVNKQRVAIVVAHELAHQWFGNLVTMNWWNDLWLNEGFASFLEYKGVKQMHPEWDMDNQFVIEELHPVLTIDATLASHPIVKSIESPAEITEYFDTITYSKGAALVRMLENLVGEEKLRNATTRYLVRHIYRTATTEDYLTAVEEEEGLDFDVKQIMQTWTEQMGLPVVEVEKSGSTYKLTQKRFLANEDDYAAEAEASSFNYRWSIPITYTSSINNEVQSLIFNHNDNEATITLPGEASWIKINTNQVGYYRVNYGSEQWAELISALKNSRETFSTADRAHLLNDANTLAAAGQLNYSVALDLISYLESEQDYVPWSVGTSALATLRNRVYYTDLYTNYTTYARKLLTPIVEKVTFTVAADHLENRLRIKVLSSACSLGHDSSLQQAVTLFNQWLASPETRPNPDIRDVVYYYGLQQVNTEAAWDQVWKLYLDESDAQEKLKLMNCLTAVQVPWLLQRYINWAWDESNVRRQDYFTLLGYISTNPVGQSLVWDYVRENWEKLVDRFGINERTLGRLIPTITARFSTETKLEEMQQFFAKYPEAGAGTAARQQALEAVKANIKWLAVNKAQVGEWLANYVQQSTVTNRIQ from the exons ATGGTAGCCT GGCTGACGGTTAAGTCAGTGGCCATCTTTTTGGGCCTGGCCTCCACTGCTTTTTGTGTGGCCACGATTGTTCTGGCCGTTCAGAATGCGGACTTGGAGAACGATCTGCAGGATGCCCTCGATAAGATCGACGCATTGACGGCGGACACCACGTCCACGTCCTCCACCTCTACCAGCACTTCCACGACCCCCACCACTGCAAATCCCAATAGGCCCACGGATGAACCCGAGCCCGGCTCTACCACCACACCTGGCGCTGGAAATGACACAACCTCCAGTGCAGGAACATCTCCGGGTGGAACTACGCCATCACCCAGTACAGGAAGCACTTCCACCACCGCCAATCCCATCTATCCGACTTTGCCGACAGGACTTCCTGATCCTGAAAAG ATCGAATGGCGCCTGCCCACGGAACTGACGCCCATCAAGTACAAGGTGTACTACCATCCCGACTTGAAGACCGGCGCCTGTGAGGGAACCGTGTCCATCCAGTTCCAGCTGAACGCGGTCACCAACCTGATCGTCCTGCACGCCAAGGAGCTCAATGTGCACAGCATCAGCATCCTGAACATGATGGCGCGCATGCGAGTGGCCATCGATAGCATCAACTTGGATGAGTCGCGGGAGCTGCTCCTGATCACGCTGAGGGAGGTCCTCAGTATGAACAAGGCATACACACTGTCCGCCAGTTTCGACTGTAATCTGAGCAGTTTGGTGGGCAGTTACATTAGCAACTACACGAATGCCGATGGAGTTGATAG ATCAATCATCTCCACCAAGTTCGAGCCCACTTATGCCCGCCAAGCCTTCCCCTGCTTCGATGAGCCCGCCCTTAAGGCCCAGTTCACCATAACGGTGGCCCGTCCAAGTGGTGATGAGTACCATGTGTTGTCCAACATGCCAGTGGCCAGCGAGTATGTCGATGGCGATATCACCGAGGTGACTTTCGCAGAGACCGTACCCATGAGCACCTATCTGGCCGCCTTTGTTGTGTCTGATTTTCAATACAAGGAAACCACTGTGGAGGGAACCAGCATCGCATTGAAAGTCTATGCCCCACCAGCGCAGGTGGAGAAAACCCAGTACGCCCTGGACACTGCGGCCGGAGTGATGGCCTACTACATCAACTATTTCAATGTTTCGTACGCGCTACCCAAATTGGATCTGGTTGCCATACCCGATTTCGTGTCCGGTGCTATGGAAAATTGGGGATTGGTCACGTTCCGAGAGACGGCTCTTCTGTACGATGAATCTACCAGTTCCAGCGTGAATAAGCAGCGTGTGGCCATCGTCGTGGCCCATGAATTGGCCCACCAGTGGTTCGGAAACCTGGTAACTATGAACTGGTGGAACGATCTGTGGCTAAATGAGGGCTTCGCATCATTCCTTGAGTACAAGGGAGTAAAGCAAATGCATCCAGAATGGGATATGGACAATCAGTTCGTGATTGAGGAACTGCACCCGGTGCTGACCATTGATGCCACCTTAGCCTCCCATCCGATTGTCAAGTCCATTGAGAGTCCAGCCGAGATCACCGAGTACTTTGATACCATCACCTACTCCAAGGGAGCCGCCTTAGTACGCATGCTGGAGAATCTGGTGGGCGAGGAAAAGTTGAGGAACGCCACCACCCGCTATTTGGTGCGTCATATCTACCGTACTGCCACCACCGAAGATTACCTCACCGCagtcgaggaggaggaaggcCTGGACTTTGACGTGAA GCAGATCATGCAGACCTGGACGGAGCAAATGGGTCTTCCGGTTGTGGAGGTGGAGAAAAGTGGAAGTACATATAAGCTCACCCAAAAGCGTTTCCTGGCCAACGAAGATGACTACGCAGCCGAAGCTGAAGCATCGTCCTTCAA CTACCGTTGGTCGATTCCCATTACCTACACGAGCAGCATCAACAATGAAGTCCaatcattaatatttaacCACAATGACAATGAGGCCACCATAACGCTTCCTGGAGAGGCCAGCTGGATTAAGATTAACACGAATCAAGTGGGCTACTACCGGGTGAACTATGGCAGCGAACAGTGGGCGGAACTTATTTCGGCCCTGAAGAACTCCCGGGAAACCTTCAGCACCGCCGATCGCGCTCATCTGCTGAACGACGCCAATACCTTGGCCGCTGCCGGACAGCTTAACTACTCCGTGGCACTGGATCTGATATCTTACCTGGAGAGCGAGCAGGACTACGTGCCCTGGAGCGTAGGCACCTCCGCCCTGGCTACTTTAAGGAACCGCGTATACTACACGGATTTGTACACTAATTACACCACCTACGCCCGTAAACTCCTTACGCCCATCGTAGAAAAGGTCACCTTTACCGTGGCAGCCGATCATCTGGAAAA TCGCCTCCGCATCAAGGTGCTGAGCTCAGCCTGCAGCTTGGGACACGACAGCTCCTTGCAACAGGCGGTCACGCTGTTCAACCAGTGGCTAGCCAGCCCCGAGACTCGACCCAATCCGGATATCCGCGACGTGGTCTACTACTATGGTCTGCAACAGGTGAACACAGAGGCCGCCTGGGATCAAGTGTGGAAGCTGTACCTGGACGAGAGCGATGCCCAGGAGAAGCTGAAGTTGATGAACTGCCTAACCGCCGTGCAGGTGCCATGGCTGTTGCAGCGATACATCAACTGGGCCTGGGATGAGAGCAATGTGCGCCGACAGGACTACTTCACCCTGCTGGGATACATATCCACCAATCCGGTGGGTCAGAGTCTTGTGTGGGATTACGTGCGTGAAAACTGGGAGAAGTTGGTGGATCGTTTCGGCATCAATGAACGCACCTTGGGTCGTCTGATCCCCACGATCACTGCCCGCTTCTCAACAGAAACCAAGCTGGAAGAGATGCAGCAGTTCTTTGCCAAATATCCCGAGGCTGGAGCCGGAACCGCGGCCCGTCAACAGGCGTTGGAAGCAGTGAAGGCAAACATCAAATGGCTAGCGGTCAACAAGGCCCAGGTGGGCGAATGGTTGGCCAATTACGTTCAACAGTCCACCGTCACCAACCGCATTCAGTGA
- the LOC6728239 gene encoding glutamyl aminopeptidase isoform X2, with amino-acid sequence MQEKILSSLKSCLNLARILCDNRVHTTQVPTSRKSSIMATVAPAVKAASKVLQNLGFRLPKQIKPSKYRLHLRPDLERKNYSGNISISLQVLEPIAFIPVHVKQLNVSTVEVKRLDESGAPLKDITPTLTFAHPEFEYWVTEFEQPLEAGNYSLLLNFTGSLVDRITGMYQSSYLDKLKNRSRSIISTKFEPTYARQAFPCFDEPALKAQFTITVARPSGDEYHVLSNMPVASEYVDGDITEVTFAETVPMSTYLAAFVVSDFQYKETTVEGTSIALKVYAPPAQVEKTQYALDTAAGVMAYYINYFNVSYALPKLDLVAIPDFVSGAMENWGLVTFRETALLYDESTSSSVNKQRVAIVVAHELAHQWFGNLVTMNWWNDLWLNEGFASFLEYKGVKQMHPEWDMDNQFVIEELHPVLTIDATLASHPIVKSIESPAEITEYFDTITYSKGAALVRMLENLVGEEKLRNATTRYLVRHIYRTATTEDYLTAVEEEEGLDFDVKQIMQTWTEQMGLPVVEVEKSGSTYKLTQKRFLANEDDYAAEAEASSFNYRWSIPITYTSSINNEVQSLIFNHNDNEATITLPGEASWIKINTNQVGYYRVNYGSEQWAELISALKNSRETFSTADRAHLLNDANTLAAAGQLNYSVALDLISYLESEQDYVPWSVGTSALATLRNRVYYTDLYTNYTTYARKLLTPIVEKVTFTVAADHLENRLRIKVLSSACSLGHDSSLQQAVTLFNQWLASPETRPNPDIRDVVYYYGLQQVNTEAAWDQVWKLYLDESDAQEKLKLMNCLTAVQVPWLLQRYINWAWDESNVRRQDYFTLLGYISTNPVGQSLVWDYVRENWEKLVDRFGINERTLGRLIPTITARFSTETKLEEMQQFFAKYPEAGAGTAARQQALEAVKANIKWLAVNKAQVGEWLANYVQQSTVTNRIQ; translated from the exons atgcaagaaaaaaTTCTTAGTAGCTTGAAATCATGTTTGAATTTGGCGCGAATTCTCTGCG ATAATCGCGTTCACACCACCCAAGTGCCTACCAGCAGAAAATCGAGCATAATGGCAACTGTTGCGCCCGCTGTAAAAGCCGCCAGCAAGGTGCTCCAGAATCTGGGATTCCGGCTGCCCAAACAGATTAAGCCAAGCAAGTACCGCCTTCATTTGCGGCCCGATCTCGAACGGAAGAACTATTCCGGCAATATAAGCATCAGCCTGCAAGTCCTGGAGCCCATAGCCTTCATCCCAGTCCATGTGAAGCAACTGAATGTGAGCACCGTGGAGGTGAAGCGCCTGGATGAATCGGGAGCTCCCCTTAAGGACATCACCCCCACGCTGACCTTTGCACATCCGGAGTTTGAGTACTGGGTCACCGAGTTCGAACAGCCGCTGGAGGCGGGAAACTACTCACTGCTGCTCAACTTTACGGGATCGCTTGTAGATCGGATTACGGGGATGTATCAGAGCTCCTACTTGGACAAGCTGAAAAACCGCTCCAG ATCAATCATCTCCACCAAGTTCGAGCCCACTTATGCCCGCCAAGCCTTCCCCTGCTTCGATGAGCCCGCCCTTAAGGCCCAGTTCACCATAACGGTGGCCCGTCCAAGTGGTGATGAGTACCATGTGTTGTCCAACATGCCAGTGGCCAGCGAGTATGTCGATGGCGATATCACCGAGGTGACTTTCGCAGAGACCGTACCCATGAGCACCTATCTGGCCGCCTTTGTTGTGTCTGATTTTCAATACAAGGAAACCACTGTGGAGGGAACCAGCATCGCATTGAAAGTCTATGCCCCACCAGCGCAGGTGGAGAAAACCCAGTACGCCCTGGACACTGCGGCCGGAGTGATGGCCTACTACATCAACTATTTCAATGTTTCGTACGCGCTACCCAAATTGGATCTGGTTGCCATACCCGATTTCGTGTCCGGTGCTATGGAAAATTGGGGATTGGTCACGTTCCGAGAGACGGCTCTTCTGTACGATGAATCTACCAGTTCCAGCGTGAATAAGCAGCGTGTGGCCATCGTCGTGGCCCATGAATTGGCCCACCAGTGGTTCGGAAACCTGGTAACTATGAACTGGTGGAACGATCTGTGGCTAAATGAGGGCTTCGCATCATTCCTTGAGTACAAGGGAGTAAAGCAAATGCATCCAGAATGGGATATGGACAATCAGTTCGTGATTGAGGAACTGCACCCGGTGCTGACCATTGATGCCACCTTAGCCTCCCATCCGATTGTCAAGTCCATTGAGAGTCCAGCCGAGATCACCGAGTACTTTGATACCATCACCTACTCCAAGGGAGCCGCCTTAGTACGCATGCTGGAGAATCTGGTGGGCGAGGAAAAGTTGAGGAACGCCACCACCCGCTATTTGGTGCGTCATATCTACCGTACTGCCACCACCGAAGATTACCTCACCGCagtcgaggaggaggaaggcCTGGACTTTGACGTGAA GCAGATCATGCAGACCTGGACGGAGCAAATGGGTCTTCCGGTTGTGGAGGTGGAGAAAAGTGGAAGTACATATAAGCTCACCCAAAAGCGTTTCCTGGCCAACGAAGATGACTACGCAGCCGAAGCTGAAGCATCGTCCTTCAA CTACCGTTGGTCGATTCCCATTACCTACACGAGCAGCATCAACAATGAAGTCCaatcattaatatttaacCACAATGACAATGAGGCCACCATAACGCTTCCTGGAGAGGCCAGCTGGATTAAGATTAACACGAATCAAGTGGGCTACTACCGGGTGAACTATGGCAGCGAACAGTGGGCGGAACTTATTTCGGCCCTGAAGAACTCCCGGGAAACCTTCAGCACCGCCGATCGCGCTCATCTGCTGAACGACGCCAATACCTTGGCCGCTGCCGGACAGCTTAACTACTCCGTGGCACTGGATCTGATATCTTACCTGGAGAGCGAGCAGGACTACGTGCCCTGGAGCGTAGGCACCTCCGCCCTGGCTACTTTAAGGAACCGCGTATACTACACGGATTTGTACACTAATTACACCACCTACGCCCGTAAACTCCTTACGCCCATCGTAGAAAAGGTCACCTTTACCGTGGCAGCCGATCATCTGGAAAA TCGCCTCCGCATCAAGGTGCTGAGCTCAGCCTGCAGCTTGGGACACGACAGCTCCTTGCAACAGGCGGTCACGCTGTTCAACCAGTGGCTAGCCAGCCCCGAGACTCGACCCAATCCGGATATCCGCGACGTGGTCTACTACTATGGTCTGCAACAGGTGAACACAGAGGCCGCCTGGGATCAAGTGTGGAAGCTGTACCTGGACGAGAGCGATGCCCAGGAGAAGCTGAAGTTGATGAACTGCCTAACCGCCGTGCAGGTGCCATGGCTGTTGCAGCGATACATCAACTGGGCCTGGGATGAGAGCAATGTGCGCCGACAGGACTACTTCACCCTGCTGGGATACATATCCACCAATCCGGTGGGTCAGAGTCTTGTGTGGGATTACGTGCGTGAAAACTGGGAGAAGTTGGTGGATCGTTTCGGCATCAATGAACGCACCTTGGGTCGTCTGATCCCCACGATCACTGCCCGCTTCTCAACAGAAACCAAGCTGGAAGAGATGCAGCAGTTCTTTGCCAAATATCCCGAGGCTGGAGCCGGAACCGCGGCCCGTCAACAGGCGTTGGAAGCAGTGAAGGCAAACATCAAATGGCTAGCGGTCAACAAGGCCCAGGTGGGCGAATGGTTGGCCAATTACGTTCAACAGTCCACCGTCACCAACCGCATTCAGTGA